From Chryseobacterium shandongense, the proteins below share one genomic window:
- a CDS encoding FG-GAP-like repeat-containing protein, whose product MKKIFPFFVLLVNSTCVFAQLTCATAVTLNPGTVTAPNVTGDPPLTACTLTGGPGTKGLWYKYTPTANKTIKITTSSAGQNADTRLMVFSGNCTTLNCVTANDDYTGEFSQVTFNAIAGTTYYAVFDNKYSSLGFNITLSEVIAQPDRLSFIPQPVSVAGTFNNCIVDMNGDYLDDIVSVVSATQVVISYQQPGGTFNNVTYTVPSTIITPSWSIAAGDYDNNGFNDLIYGSGSGIAFLKANATGTGYTSDRKPQSFLVQRTNFIDINNDGKLDAFVCDDNAPNRYYINDGTDMNHSQGGLGDFPSGGNYASIWIDYDNDGDMDLYIAKCSGGGSGPGGNIDELHRNNGNATFTNVAVAANMANPVQTWSSAWGDFNNDGWMDAVVGINSTANGLSKVMKNNGDGTFTDKSVGSGYDTTSALSREYVAHDFDNDGFVDVLGAGNTIMFGNGDFTFTPNPNPYNISGFDRPIGDLNNDGFLDIQNGSTIMMNAGNTNKWLKVTLKGTQSNKNGIGARVEIYGVWGKQIRDVQSGTGFGNMSTLNVHFGIGQATAITKVIVRWPSGLVDTIYNVNPNTTLNVVEGSFLGTKELQTAEEMFKVYPNPAHDIIQFKTHSDFIPEQAKIYDMSGRNVLYVKVERNQISVKDLKPGTYLLQITDKKGKSYSQKIAIK is encoded by the coding sequence ATGAAAAAAATATTCCCCTTTTTTGTTTTGTTAGTGAACAGTACATGCGTGTTTGCACAGCTCACATGTGCGACGGCAGTTACTCTCAATCCGGGAACGGTAACAGCACCTAACGTTACCGGTGATCCGCCATTAACAGCCTGCACTTTAACGGGAGGGCCCGGAACGAAAGGATTGTGGTATAAGTATACACCTACTGCAAATAAAACAATTAAAATTACCACTTCCTCAGCCGGGCAAAACGCAGATACACGTTTAATGGTATTCTCAGGAAATTGTACTACACTTAATTGTGTTACTGCCAACGATGATTATACGGGAGAATTTTCTCAGGTGACCTTTAATGCCATTGCTGGAACAACTTATTATGCTGTTTTTGATAATAAATATTCTTCATTAGGTTTTAACATCACTCTTTCTGAAGTAATTGCTCAGCCGGACCGCTTATCATTTATACCTCAACCTGTTTCTGTTGCTGGAACTTTTAATAACTGTATTGTAGATATGAACGGCGATTATCTTGATGATATTGTTTCCGTAGTAAGTGCGACCCAAGTTGTTATTTCTTATCAGCAACCGGGAGGAACATTTAATAATGTAACTTATACTGTTCCCAGTACTATTATTACACCTTCCTGGAGTATTGCAGCCGGAGATTATGATAATAACGGTTTCAACGATCTGATTTACGGGTCCGGAAGCGGAATCGCCTTCTTAAAGGCCAATGCAACCGGAACGGGTTATACTTCAGACAGAAAACCACAATCTTTTTTAGTTCAGAGAACAAATTTTATTGATATCAATAACGATGGGAAGTTAGACGCTTTTGTGTGCGACGATAATGCGCCGAACAGATATTATATAAATGATGGCACGGATATGAATCATAGCCAGGGCGGATTGGGAGATTTCCCTTCAGGTGGGAATTACGCTTCTATCTGGATCGATTATGATAATGACGGAGATATGGATCTCTATATCGCAAAATGCAGCGGAGGTGGCTCTGGTCCCGGAGGAAATATAGATGAGCTTCACAGAAATAACGGGAATGCAACATTTACTAATGTAGCGGTGGCAGCCAATATGGCGAATCCGGTTCAAACATGGTCTTCCGCATGGGGAGATTTTAATAATGACGGATGGATGGATGCGGTGGTAGGAATTAATTCCACAGCAAACGGACTAAGCAAGGTAATGAAGAATAACGGAGACGGGACATTTACCGATAAATCTGTAGGATCAGGCTACGATACAACCAGTGCTTTAAGCAGGGAATATGTAGCTCACGATTTTGATAATGATGGTTTTGTGGATGTACTCGGAGCGGGAAATACCATCATGTTCGGGAATGGAGATTTTACTTTTACTCCAAACCCAAATCCTTATAACATCAGCGGCTTCGATCGTCCTATCGGTGATTTAAATAATGACGGATTTCTGGATATCCAGAACGGAAGTACAATCATGATGAATGCCGGAAACACCAATAAATGGCTGAAAGTAACCCTGAAAGGTACTCAAAGCAATAAAAACGGAATTGGTGCAAGAGTGGAAATTTACGGAGTTTGGGGAAAACAAATCAGAGATGTACAAAGCGGAACAGGTTTCGGAAATATGAGCACACTCAATGTACATTTTGGTATTGGCCAAGCTACGGCTATTACAAAGGTGATCGTGCGCTGGCCTTCAGGTCTGGTAGACACTATTTACAATGTAAATCCTAATACAACATTAAACGTTGTCGAAGGTTCTTTCTTAGGCACAAAGGAACTTCAGACTGCAGAAGAAATGTTCAAGGTCTATCCTAATCCCGCACATGATATTATCCAGTTTAAAACTCACTCTGATTTTATTCCGGAGCAAGCTAAAATTTATGACATGAGCGGAAGAAATGTTTTATATGTTAAAGTAGAAAGAAATCAGATTTCCGTGAAAGATTTAAAACCCGGAACATATCTCCTCCAGATAACCGATAAAAAAGGAAAGAGCTACTCACAGAAGATAGCAATAAAATAA
- a CDS encoding DUF2062 domain-containing protein — MTLTEVQHAISEKNICVLVPTYNNEKTLRRVIDDILQYTCDIIIVNDGSTDSTPVILYDYPEIKIIHLPENKGKGNALKTGFREAEKTGYSYAITIDSDGQHYPDDIPVFVEALLKEDQDVLLIGNRNMAQDGIPKKSSFGNRFSNFWFWFETGIKLEDTQSGYRLYPLHKIPRTYFTPKFEFEIEIIVRTAWRHIPVKNVPVKVLYDPLERVSHFRPFKDFTRISILNTILVAITLVYIIPRNFILNFKKKSFRRFIKEDVLESDGCNRTKAFSVALGVLIGFSPFWGFHTLLTISLAVLFKLNKVLAFVASNVSIPPFIPFIIAASLFLGAPFVGGNSNILSQELNFDLVKNNLLQYLIGSAILSVSMSILSGIAVFLFLNKTDPENT, encoded by the coding sequence ATGACCCTCACTGAAGTCCAGCATGCAATTTCCGAAAAGAATATCTGTGTTTTAGTTCCTACCTATAACAATGAAAAAACGCTGAGAAGAGTTATTGACGATATTTTACAATACACATGCGACATTATCATTGTGAATGATGGCTCTACAGATTCCACGCCAGTTATTTTATATGATTATCCCGAAATCAAAATTATTCATCTGCCTGAAAATAAAGGAAAAGGTAATGCTTTAAAAACCGGTTTCAGAGAAGCGGAAAAAACAGGCTACAGCTATGCAATTACTATTGATTCAGACGGGCAGCACTATCCGGATGATATTCCGGTTTTTGTGGAAGCTTTGTTGAAGGAAGATCAGGATGTACTTCTAATAGGAAACAGAAACATGGCCCAGGATGGAATTCCTAAGAAAAGCAGCTTTGGTAACCGTTTTTCTAATTTCTGGTTTTGGTTTGAAACAGGGATTAAGCTGGAGGATACACAATCAGGGTACAGGTTGTACCCGCTTCATAAGATTCCCAGAACATATTTTACTCCTAAATTTGAATTTGAGATTGAAATCATTGTACGGACAGCATGGAGACATATTCCGGTGAAAAACGTACCTGTAAAAGTACTGTATGATCCGTTAGAAAGAGTATCTCATTTCAGGCCTTTTAAAGACTTTACCAGAATCAGCATACTTAATACTATTTTGGTAGCCATTACGCTGGTTTATATTATTCCGAGAAACTTCATCCTTAATTTCAAAAAAAAAAGTTTTAGGAGATTTATAAAAGAAGATGTACTGGAGAGTGACGGATGCAATCGAACCAAAGCATTTTCCGTTGCACTTGGTGTTTTGATCGGGTTTTCTCCTTTTTGGGGTTTTCATACGCTGCTTACCATTTCTTTAGCAGTACTTTTCAAACTGAATAAAGTATTGGCTTTTGTAGCATCGAATGTAAGCATCCCTCCCTTTATTCCTTTTATCATTGCGGCTTCATTATTTCTGGGTGCGCCATTTGTGGGTGGAAACAGCAATATTCTTAGTCAGGAACTTAATTTCGATCTTGTGAAAAACAATCTGCTGCAATATCTTATCGGCAGCGCAATATTATCGGTTTCCATGTCTATACTTTCAGGAATTGCCGTTTTCCTGTTTCTCAATAAAACAGATCCTGAGAACACTTAG
- a CDS encoding 3-hydroxyacyl-ACP dehydratase gives MQTILTDFYSLESYEKAENGSFTAHILLNKDHDIFKGHFPGNPVTPGVCMMQIVKELSEEFTGQKLFLKSASNVKFMAIINPFETPQLKLQLDVNESEEEVKVKNTTSFGETIALKMSVNYKKLAK, from the coding sequence ATGCAGACTATTCTTACCGATTTTTACAGTTTAGAATCCTACGAAAAGGCAGAAAACGGAAGTTTTACCGCTCACATTTTGCTTAACAAAGATCATGACATCTTCAAAGGTCATTTCCCTGGAAATCCCGTAACGCCAGGAGTTTGTATGATGCAGATTGTAAAAGAACTTTCTGAAGAATTTACAGGACAAAAACTATTTTTGAAATCTGCTTCTAATGTAAAATTTATGGCGATCATCAATCCTTTTGAAACGCCGCAACTAAAATTACAGCTGGATGTTAATGAATCTGAAGAAGAAGTTAAAGTAAAGAATACCACTTCTTTTGGCGAGACTATTGCATTGAAAATGTCAGTTAACTATAAAAAACTGGCAAAATGA
- a CDS encoding LolA family protein, translating to MIKNIALSILLLISTFVFAQNTAMSATEAKAFVSKVSSESKQIKTLQSDFTQTKKMDFLDKNIVTYGRMSLKTPNMLSWKYTKPYQYSIVFKDNKIFINDQGKKSSVDAKSKTFEKINKLIVGSSNGQMFNDPEFSVTYLKNANFNIAKFIPKSSQLLKYIKQIELHFPKNQSTVSQVNMTEASGDTTNIVFKNTKVNAPVAASEFSL from the coding sequence ATGATTAAGAATATAGCTTTAAGCATTCTTTTGTTAATTTCGACTTTTGTCTTTGCTCAAAACACGGCGATGTCGGCGACAGAGGCAAAAGCATTTGTGTCAAAAGTTTCTTCGGAATCCAAACAAATAAAAACCTTACAGTCAGATTTCACCCAGACCAAGAAAATGGATTTTTTGGATAAGAATATTGTTACGTACGGACGAATGTCTTTAAAAACACCGAATATGCTGAGCTGGAAGTATACGAAACCGTATCAGTACAGTATTGTTTTCAAGGATAATAAAATTTTCATTAATGATCAGGGGAAAAAATCTTCGGTAGATGCCAAGAGCAAAACTTTCGAAAAGATCAACAAATTGATTGTCGGAAGCTCGAATGGACAGATGTTCAATGATCCTGAATTTTCGGTGACCTATTTAAAAAATGCAAATTTCAATATTGCAAAATTTATCCCGAAATCTTCTCAGCTGCTGAAATATATTAAGCAAATTGAACTGCATTTCCCAAAAAATCAATCGACCGTTTCTCAGGTAAACATGACGGAAGCCTCGGGAGATACTACCAATATTGTTTTTAAAAATACAAAAGTCAATGCGCCGGTTGCTGCTTCGGAATTTAGCTTATAG
- a CDS encoding polysaccharide deacetylase family protein — MKHYPFILFYIFCNVFIYAFQGTFWVYLFCFLMFSAVVVWGSFDIRLNYFVNSITHKRTKIKKVALTFDDGPTELTPKFLDLLKENDVKATFFCIGKQIEKYPETFQRMVAEGHTIGNHTYSHSNNTGFLSTSKMIQEIEKCDEVMLNIGNIKTNLYRPPFGVTNPNIARAIKRTGKKSIGWNVRSLDTITEDEKKIYQKVTKGLKKGSIILLHDTSKKTFNVLADLLVFLKDKNYSTFTIDKFENH, encoded by the coding sequence ATGAAACATTACCCGTTTATTCTGTTTTATATTTTCTGCAATGTTTTTATTTATGCATTTCAGGGAACATTCTGGGTGTATCTCTTTTGTTTTCTGATGTTTTCAGCAGTTGTTGTGTGGGGGTCTTTTGATATAAGGCTGAACTATTTTGTCAACAGCATTACTCATAAAAGAACAAAAATAAAGAAAGTTGCATTGACTTTCGACGACGGGCCGACTGAATTGACACCAAAGTTTTTGGATCTGCTTAAAGAAAACGATGTAAAAGCCACTTTCTTCTGTATCGGGAAACAGATTGAAAAATACCCGGAAACTTTCCAGAGAATGGTTGCAGAAGGCCATACTATTGGAAATCATACCTATTCACATTCCAACAATACCGGATTTTTATCTACTTCAAAGATGATTCAAGAAATTGAAAAATGTGATGAAGTGATGTTAAATATTGGAAATATTAAAACCAACTTATACCGACCTCCTTTTGGTGTTACCAACCCGAATATTGCCAGAGCCATCAAAAGAACAGGTAAAAAAAGCATCGGCTGGAATGTTCGTTCTTTGGATACCATTACAGAAGATGAGAAAAAAATTTATCAAAAAGTAACAAAAGGATTGAAAAAAGGCAGCATTATCCTTCTACATGACACTTCAAAAAAAACATTTAATGTTTTGGCAGATTTATTGGTATTTTTGAAGGATAAAAATTACTCAACTTTTACAATTGATAAATTTGAAAACCACTAA
- a CDS encoding beta-ketoacyl synthase N-terminal-like domain-containing protein, translating to MSAVYINSAACISVQDTLNENFLQSLKPEYSTLVLKAIEPAYKEFIPPAMIRRMSKTVKMSSVASHFALKEAGVENPDAIIVGTGIGCSQDSEKFLKNVLDNNEEFLTPTYFIQSTHNTVAGQIALGLQCHAYNFTYVNTSSSLEFSLLDAKLQISDGEAENILVGSTDEQTERTMELYKLNKTIKKEENLPVDFLNSETEGVIWGEGASFFVLGKDKTENSYTQLTDIQITNKLDLEETQQFIEDFLAKNNLTSNEIDVAILGFSGDAKSDVYYKNAMSLFKNSALLYYKHLSGEFNTASGFSTFMACHILKNQEIPDVMMINDLKKQEIRNILLYNHLGGSDHSLVLLGRA from the coding sequence ATGAGTGCGGTTTACATCAACAGTGCAGCCTGCATCTCCGTTCAGGACACTTTAAATGAAAATTTTTTACAAAGCCTAAAGCCGGAATATTCAACTCTGGTATTAAAAGCCATTGAGCCTGCTTACAAAGAGTTCATTCCTCCGGCTATGATCAGAAGAATGTCTAAAACAGTAAAAATGAGTTCAGTAGCTTCACATTTCGCTTTGAAAGAAGCAGGTGTTGAAAATCCGGATGCGATCATTGTGGGAACCGGCATAGGATGTTCTCAAGACTCCGAGAAATTTTTAAAAAATGTGCTGGATAACAATGAAGAGTTCCTTACTCCTACCTATTTCATCCAGTCAACCCATAATACTGTAGCGGGACAGATTGCTTTAGGATTGCAGTGTCACGCGTACAATTTCACCTATGTGAATACTTCTTCGTCCCTGGAATTTTCGCTGCTTGATGCAAAACTGCAGATTTCCGATGGTGAAGCTGAAAACATTTTGGTAGGTTCCACGGATGAGCAAACCGAAAGAACAATGGAGTTGTACAAATTAAACAAAACCATCAAAAAAGAAGAGAATCTTCCCGTTGATTTTCTGAATTCTGAAACAGAAGGCGTCATTTGGGGAGAAGGCGCAAGTTTTTTCGTTTTAGGAAAAGATAAAACGGAAAACTCTTATACTCAATTAACAGATATCCAGATCACAAATAAATTAGATTTGGAAGAAACTCAACAGTTTATTGAAGATTTTTTAGCTAAAAATAATTTGACGAGTAACGAAATTGACGTAGCTATTTTAGGTTTCAGCGGAGATGCGAAATCAGATGTTTATTACAAAAATGCAATGAGTCTGTTTAAAAATTCGGCTTTATTATATTACAAGCATTTAAGTGGCGAATTCAATACAGCGAGCGGGTTTTCAACATTTATGGCTTGTCATATTCTTAAAAACCAAGAGATTCCGGATGTGATGATGATTAATGATCTGAAAAAACAAGAAATTCGGAACATTCTGCTTTATAATCATTTGGGAGGAAGCGATCACAGTTTGGTTTTGTTGGGGAGAGCTTAA
- a CDS encoding beta-ketoacyl-[acyl-carrier-protein] synthase family protein: protein MGQKIAITGMGIISAIGNNVEENLNSLTSGKHGISDITLFETRHKGHIKTGEIKLSNAELSEKLKLKENHHATRTALLGMVAAKEAIESAKIININEYKTGLISSTSVGGMDMTEKYFYSYEDFPEQQKYIDSHDAGNSSLLIADYLGLKGMVSTISTACSSAANAIMMGAKLIKNGVLDRVIVGGTDALSKFTLNGFNTLMILTDSYNTPFDNDRKGLNLGEAAAFIVLESDEVVKKDNKKVLGYLSGYGNANDAHHQTASSENGQGAYLAMETALKVSGLDKEQIDYINVHGTATPNNDLSEGIAMIRIFGENKVPEFSSTKAFTGHTLAAAAGIEAVYSLLAIQNNIIFPNLNFKTKMEEFDLIPVTELKEKNINHVLSNSFGFGGNCSTLIFSKS from the coding sequence ATGGGTCAAAAAATTGCCATAACAGGAATGGGCATCATTTCCGCCATTGGAAACAATGTGGAGGAAAATCTGAATTCGCTGACTTCCGGAAAACACGGAATTTCAGACATTACTCTGTTTGAAACACGTCATAAAGGACACATTAAAACAGGCGAAATCAAATTGTCTAATGCAGAACTTTCAGAAAAACTTAAGTTGAAAGAAAATCATCATGCAACGAGAACTGCCTTGTTAGGAATGGTGGCTGCAAAAGAAGCCATAGAAAGTGCCAAAATTATAAACATCAACGAATATAAAACCGGCCTTATTTCCTCAACAAGCGTTGGCGGAATGGATATGACCGAAAAATATTTTTATTCCTACGAAGACTTTCCTGAACAGCAAAAATACATTGACTCTCATGATGCTGGAAATTCATCTTTACTGATTGCAGATTATCTGGGGTTAAAAGGCATGGTTTCAACGATTAGTACGGCCTGCTCATCTGCAGCCAACGCGATTATGATGGGCGCCAAACTAATTAAAAACGGAGTGTTGGACCGCGTAATTGTAGGTGGAACGGATGCCCTTTCAAAGTTTACTTTAAATGGTTTCAATACACTAATGATTTTGACCGATTCTTACAACACCCCTTTCGATAATGACAGAAAAGGGTTGAATCTGGGTGAAGCAGCTGCTTTTATCGTTTTGGAATCTGATGAAGTGGTAAAAAAAGACAATAAAAAAGTTCTCGGCTATCTTTCAGGGTACGGAAATGCCAATGATGCGCATCACCAGACTGCTTCTTCCGAAAACGGACAAGGTGCTTATTTAGCAATGGAAACAGCATTGAAAGTATCCGGGTTAGATAAAGAACAAATTGATTATATCAACGTTCACGGAACGGCAACTCCAAATAATGATTTATCTGAAGGCATTGCGATGATCCGAATTTTTGGAGAGAATAAAGTCCCTGAATTCAGTTCTACAAAAGCTTTTACAGGACATACTCTGGCGGCGGCGGCGGGAATTGAAGCGGTTTACTCCTTGTTGGCCATTCAGAACAACATCATTTTCCCGAATCTGAATTTTAAAACAAAAATGGAAGAATTTGATTTGATACCTGTCACTGAACTCAAAGAGAAAAATATCAACCACGTTCTTTCCAATTCATTTGGTTTTGGCGGAAACTGTTCAACCTTAATTTTCTCAAAATCATGA
- a CDS encoding phosphopantetheine-binding protein: MENLREELKHKIIEVLNLEDVAVEEIKDTDPLFGGGLGLDSIDALELIVLLDKEYGIKLADPKKGKEIFTSIDTMAKYIEENRTK; encoded by the coding sequence ATGGAAAACTTAAGAGAAGAATTAAAACACAAAATCATTGAAGTTCTTAATTTAGAAGACGTTGCAGTAGAAGAAATCAAAGATACCGATCCGTTATTCGGTGGAGGACTTGGCTTGGATTCTATTGATGCCCTGGAATTGATCGTTCTTTTGGATAAAGAATACGGAATAAAATTAGCCGATCCTAAAAAAGGAAAGGAAATTTTTACTTCCATTGATACAATGGCAAAATACATCGAGGAGAACAGAACAAAATAA
- a CDS encoding 3-oxoacyl-ACP synthase: MKKTDICTIENSKIRLNNEIIFETSTENFSDFAKEAYKSLELNYPKFHKMDHLSKLAFLASEMILKDGDHHRTALVFANKSSSLDTDFKYQESINSQENYFPSPAVFVYTLPNICVGEISIKQKMQTENAFFVLDEFDEEFLNNYSEQILQSGKADKVLCGWVELYQESYKAFVYLLNK, translated from the coding sequence ATGAAGAAAACAGACATCTGTACCATAGAAAATTCAAAAATTAGGCTCAACAATGAGATTATTTTTGAAACCTCAACTGAAAATTTTTCAGATTTTGCCAAAGAAGCCTATAAAAGTTTAGAGCTCAATTATCCGAAATTTCATAAGATGGATCATTTAAGCAAACTCGCTTTTCTAGCTTCTGAAATGATTCTAAAAGACGGCGATCATCATAGAACAGCATTGGTTTTTGCTAATAAATCATCAAGCTTAGATACCGATTTTAAATATCAGGAAAGCATTAATTCTCAGGAAAATTATTTCCCGAGTCCCGCAGTTTTTGTCTATACATTACCGAATATCTGCGTGGGAGAAATCAGCATAAAACAGAAAATGCAGACAGAAAATGCTTTTTTTGTTCTGGATGAATTTGACGAAGAATTTTTAAACAACTACTCAGAACAGATTTTGCAGTCGGGAAAGGCTGATAAAGTATTATGTGGCTGGGTAGAACTCTATCAGGAAAGTTATAAAGCTTTTGTATATTTGCTAAATAAGTAA
- a CDS encoding type II toxin-antitoxin system RelE/ParE family toxin → MIYELIVQEEASLEILEAYNYENAQTGLGEKFMKQLNKYFFRIQNHPKHFEIKKNYREAFVQKFPYLIIFDIIDNKIIILSVFNTHQNPIKSLKLYS, encoded by the coding sequence ATGATTTATGAATTAATTGTACAAGAAGAAGCCAGTTTAGAAATTCTTGAAGCCTATAATTATGAAAATGCACAAACAGGCTTGGGCGAAAAATTCATGAAGCAATTAAACAAATACTTTTTTAGAATTCAAAACCACCCAAAACATTTTGAGATTAAAAAAAATTACAGAGAGGCATTTGTACAGAAATTTCCTTATCTCATAATTTTTGATATTATTGATAACAAAATCATTATACTATCTGTTTTCAACACCCATCAAAATCCAATAAAAAGCCTTAAACTTTATTCATGA
- a CDS encoding addiction module family protein: MESTVDIRKRIHEFIDIADERILRIFKGIIDAEEEDDNYSAPNSHYDVVNERREKYISGESNHILGTKSKKKLNLL, translated from the coding sequence ATGGAATCTACAGTAGACATCAGAAAAAGAATTCACGAGTTCATCGATATTGCAGATGAAAGAATTTTACGTATTTTCAAAGGAATTATTGATGCTGAAGAAGAGGATGATAATTATTCTGCTCCAAATTCGCATTATGATGTAGTAAATGAAAGAAGAGAAAAATACATAAGTGGGGAAAGCAATCATATACTTGGGACGAAGTCAAAGAAAAAGCTAAATCTGCTTTGA
- a CDS encoding beta-ketoacyl synthase N-terminal-like domain-containing protein, translating to MMKEIYITDYNCVTPLGFDISSNWKALLAGKSGVSLHKIINNHEPFYASKIDSDRLETEFNRFFGSAQNDKVDFTRLEKMFLLSLQPLVERHQITEETAFILSTTKGNISLIKNKKTLPEEVFLSNLAQKIADFFGFKTKPIVVSNACVSGVMAIAVAKNMIQTGKYKNAFVVAGDEISEFVISGFNSFQAIGTEICKPYDKTRDGINIGEAAAAVYMTSEPDQNEKFSFKVLGDSAINDANHISGPSRTGDGLYASIKNAMTEAKVSAEQINFISAHGTATIYNDEMEAIAFNRMQLQNIPLNSLKAYYGHCLGASGLLESIISMESALHKILISSKNFEDIGTSQPLNIIQGNQPAEIKYILKTASGFGGCNAAIVLEKC from the coding sequence ATCATGAAGGAAATTTATATTACGGACTACAACTGTGTCACCCCTTTAGGTTTTGATATTTCTTCGAATTGGAAGGCTCTTCTGGCAGGTAAATCTGGCGTTTCTCTGCATAAAATCATAAACAACCACGAACCTTTTTACGCTTCCAAAATTGATTCTGATAGATTAGAAACAGAATTTAACAGATTTTTCGGCTCCGCTCAGAATGACAAGGTGGATTTTACAAGACTGGAAAAAATGTTTTTGCTAAGCTTACAACCTTTGGTGGAAAGACATCAAATTACGGAGGAAACAGCCTTTATCTTATCAACAACCAAAGGAAATATCAGTTTAATTAAAAATAAAAAGACTTTACCTGAAGAAGTTTTTCTATCAAATTTAGCTCAGAAAATCGCTGATTTTTTCGGATTTAAAACGAAACCAATTGTTGTTTCCAATGCCTGCGTATCCGGTGTAATGGCAATTGCTGTTGCGAAAAATATGATTCAGACAGGAAAATATAAGAATGCTTTCGTAGTTGCCGGAGACGAAATTTCAGAATTTGTGATTTCAGGTTTCAATTCTTTTCAGGCTATTGGAACGGAAATCTGCAAACCTTATGATAAAACCCGTGACGGCATCAATATCGGTGAGGCTGCCGCAGCGGTATATATGACTTCTGAGCCTGATCAAAACGAAAAATTTAGTTTTAAAGTTTTAGGAGATTCTGCCATTAACGATGCCAATCATATTTCCGGACCATCGAGAACCGGTGACGGATTATATGCAAGCATTAAAAACGCGATGACGGAAGCAAAGGTTTCAGCAGAGCAAATTAATTTTATTTCTGCACATGGAACTGCAACCATTTACAATGACGAAATGGAAGCCATTGCTTTTAATAGAATGCAATTGCAAAATATTCCTCTGAATAGTTTAAAAGCGTATTACGGACATTGCTTAGGTGCATCGGGATTACTGGAAAGTATCATTTCGATGGAAAGCGCTTTACATAAAATATTGATTTCATCTAAAAATTTTGAGGATATTGGAACTTCCCAACCTTTAAATATTATACAAGGAAACCAACCTGCAGAAATCAAATATATTTTAAAAACAGCTTCAGGTTTTGGCGGGTGCAATGCAGCAATTGTTTTGGAAAAATGCTGA
- a CDS encoding acyl-CoA thioesterase: protein MQSKENLTCTEEVRVRFNETDPLGIVWHGHYIVYFEDGREAFGRQHGLTYLDIQKAGYVTPIVKSTCEHFLPLKYGETFKIVTTFVNSTSAKLIYRYKLFNEDNKLVCSGETIQVFLDSDNNLCLYNPEFFQAWKDKMGLS from the coding sequence ATGCAGTCTAAAGAAAATTTAACTTGTACAGAAGAAGTTCGTGTAAGGTTCAACGAAACAGACCCATTGGGAATTGTTTGGCATGGGCACTACATTGTATACTTCGAGGACGGAAGAGAAGCTTTCGGGAGACAGCATGGTTTGACGTATCTTGATATTCAGAAAGCAGGTTATGTTACACCAATCGTAAAAAGTACCTGTGAACATTTCCTGCCATTAAAATACGGGGAAACATTTAAAATTGTAACGACATTCGTCAATTCAACTTCAGCGAAGTTAATTTACAGATACAAGCTTTTTAACGAAGACAATAAATTGGTCTGTTCAGGAGAAACCATCCAGGTTTTCCTGGATTCCGATAATAATTTATGTTTATACAATCCTGAGTTTTTTCAGGCCTGGAAAGATAAAATGGGATTATCATGA
- a CDS encoding GxxExxY protein — MNENEVSKVIFDAGLKVHRQLGAGLLESAYEECLYYELQKSGLLIEKQKPMPLIYDDIKLDIGYRIDLLVERKVVVEIKSVESLNEIHIAQVLTYLKLSNCKLGLLINFNSVLFKNGVKRLINGTI, encoded by the coding sequence ATGAATGAAAATGAAGTTTCGAAAGTTATATTTGATGCAGGATTAAAAGTTCATCGCCAGCTTGGAGCTGGACTTTTAGAAAGCGCATATGAAGAATGTCTGTACTATGAGTTACAGAAATCAGGATTACTAATAGAAAAACAGAAACCAATGCCATTAATTTATGATGATATAAAACTTGACATTGGCTATAGGATTGACCTATTGGTTGAAAGGAAAGTTGTTGTTGAAATAAAATCCGTAGAATCATTAAATGAAATTCATATTGCTCAAGTTTTAACATATTTAAAATTAAGCAATTGCAAATTGGGTTTATTGATTAATTTTAATTCAGTTTTATTTAAAAATGGTGTTAAAAGATTAATCAATGGGACGATATAA